GTGGTGTGCCCGTGGTCGAGCTGACGCTGCGTACGTCGGTAGCGCTCGACGCCATCCGCGCCATCGCCGCCGAGGTGCCGGAGGTCGTGATCGGCGCCGGCACGGTGACCAGCCCGGCGCTGGCCAAGCAGGCGGCCGAGGCCGGCGCCCGGTTCCTGGTCTCGCCGGGCGCGACTCCGTCGCTGCTGGCCGCGATGCGTGAGACCGGGCTGCCGTTCCTGCCCGGCACCGCGACGGTGTCCGAGGCGCTCGCGGTGCTGGAGACGGGCCACACCGCGATGAAGTTCTTCCCGGCCGAGGCCTCCGGCGGCGCGAAGTTCCTCGGGTCGCTGCCGAGCGTGCTTCCCGATGCCCGGTTCTGCCCAACCGGCGGGATCACCCT
The sequence above is drawn from the Nocardioides albertanoniae genome and encodes:
- the eda gene encoding bifunctional 4-hydroxy-2-oxoglutarate aldolase/2-dehydro-3-deoxy-phosphogluconate aldolase, producing MSDLTSTDLFDLSPVVPVVVVDTLDQAVPVARALADGGVPVVELTLRTSVALDAIRAIAAEVPEVVIGAGTVTSPALAKQAAEAGARFLVSPGATPSLLAAMRETGLPFLPGTATVSEALAVLETGHTAMKFFPAEASGGAKFLGSLPSVLPDARFCPTGGITLANAPSYLGLANVGCVGGSWLTPADALAAGDWDRVTALAAATAALR